One genomic region from Xyrauchen texanus isolate HMW12.3.18 chromosome 16, RBS_HiC_50CHRs, whole genome shotgun sequence encodes:
- the LOC127657192 gene encoding dimethyladenosine transferase 2, mitochondrial-like, whose translation MATCGGCRFFFRTLRTLCRPPSALPLTKHMTLSTSTRPYSLDSFSSGSRMPTSQSGKAERISPSSGSVQRNLSVVAVPLKGQFRPLCRYDPLDLGDMDENTQKALACKSMRRFIVDPALARIVTDHLAGDIEDGKAVIFECNPGPGVLTRALLNRGAQRVVALESEAYFLPELQDLESKLDGQLDVVHCDFFKLDPIGHGSMKPPAMYSKKLFSNLGIPEAHWSADVPVKVVGIFSQRNERSLLWKLIYCLFERLSIFHYGRVELIMFISKKEYTKLVTRPRDYKNYQAFSVLWQMACDIELLHEEPLSSFLTTKRNGKSSTKSTVDNLCLVRITPREDLFSSLLSPLNGSTLVIMVKQCLAKRKSRLIEQINSWSPGSGPDLISKLGFFNDTLTGDVYPDEYKRLFELMEQSGNFAESWLYEETLETKNTGRG comes from the exons ATGGCAACGTGTGGAGGATGCCGGTTCTTTTTCCGGACTCTAAGGACTCTGTGTAGACCACCCAGTGCTCTGCCTTTAACTAAGCACATGACTTTGTCCACCTCTACAAGGCCTTACTCTCTGGACTCATTCTCCTCTGGGTCGAGGATGCCAACATCTCAGTCTGGCAAAGCAGAGCGAATCTCTCCATCTTCTGGTTCCGTTCAAAGGAACCTCTCTGTCGTCGCTGTGCCCTTGAAGGGTCAGTTCCGCCCACTCTGCCGGTACGACCCTTTAGATCTGGGTGACATGGATGAGAACACACAAAAAGCGCTGGCCTGCAAAAGCATGAGGCGGTTTATTGTGGACCCTGCCCTTGCGAGAATTGTGACCGACCACCTCGCAGGAGACATTGAAGATGGGAAAGCTGTTATATTTGAGTGCAACCCAG GTCCTGGAGTGTTGACACGTGCTCTACTGAATCGTGGTGCTCAGAGAGTGGTTGCACTGGAGAGTGAAGCGTACTTCCTTCCGGAGCTGCAG GATCTGGAGAGCAAGCTAGATGGGCAGTTGGATGTGGTTCATTGTGACTTCTTCAAACTAGATCCCATCGGCCACGGTAGCATGAAACCACCTGCCATGTACTCCAAGAAGCTCTTCTCTAATCTTGGCATCCCTGAGGCACATTGGTCAGCAG ATGTCCCAGTGAAGGTGGTGGGAATCTTCTCTCAGAGGAACGAGAGGAGTCTGCTATGGAAGCTCATCTATTGCCTGTTTGAACGCCTTTCTATTTTTCACTATGGACGTGTGGAGCTGATCATGTTCATCAGCAAAAAAGAATACACG AAACTGGTGACCCGTCCAAGAGATTATAAGAACTACCAAGCTTTTAGTGTTCTCTGGCAGATGGCCTGTGATATTGAGTTACTGCACGAG GAGCCGTTGTCGTCCTTTTTGACAACCAAGAGGAATGGAAAGTCATCCACAAAGAGCACA GTTGATAACCTCTGCTTGGTGCGCATAACCCCACGTGAGGACTTGTTTTCCTCCCTTCTCTCTCCCTTAAATGGCAGCACTCTGGTCATAATGGTGAAACAATGCCTTGCCAAAAGGAAAAGCAGGCTGATTGAACAAATTAA TTCATGGAGTCCTGGCAGTGGGCCAGACCTAATTTCAAAGCTTGGCTTCTTTAATGACACTCTGACCGGCGACGTTTACCCAGATGAGTACAAGCGCCTGTTTGAGTTAATGGAGCAGTCAGGAAACTTCGCTGAGAGCTGGCTTTACGAAGAGACCTTGGAAACCAAGAACACTGGCCGCGGGTAA